From a region of the Paenibacillus lutimineralis genome:
- a CDS encoding class B sortase, translating into MSKTKKILIAVSFLVLVFSLVSVARTLLRDYAEQKKIEELAIAWEEESDKGGGDAFPSLLFNKGNEPVLLPEFRELYERNSDIVGWLKIDGTRIEYPVMQNPQDAEYYLNHDFDKKENKGGLPFLDAHSRANGSDILLIHGHHMKSGWMFKDLMKYKNESFYKEHATFQFSSLYEKEEYEIVSVILSEVYRKSDDVFKYYQIENINTPAEFDSYVQNIKKLALYDTGVTAQYGDKLIVLSTCEYSTENGRLAVVARKR; encoded by the coding sequence ATGAGCAAAACTAAAAAAATTCTTATCGCCGTTTCCTTCCTTGTGTTGGTATTTTCTCTCGTCAGTGTTGCGAGAACTCTCCTGCGGGATTATGCTGAGCAGAAGAAAATCGAAGAGCTGGCAATAGCTTGGGAGGAAGAGTCGGACAAAGGCGGAGGGGATGCATTCCCCTCCCTTTTGTTCAATAAGGGGAATGAGCCGGTCTTGCTTCCCGAATTTCGAGAGCTTTACGAGAGGAACTCCGACATCGTCGGTTGGCTAAAGATTGACGGCACCCGAATTGAGTATCCGGTTATGCAGAATCCTCAGGATGCGGAGTACTATCTCAATCATGATTTCGATAAAAAGGAAAACAAAGGGGGTCTCCCCTTTTTAGACGCGCATAGCCGGGCCAACGGTTCGGACATTTTGCTGATTCACGGACATCACATGAAAAGCGGCTGGATGTTTAAAGACTTAATGAAGTATAAGAACGAAAGTTTTTATAAAGAGCATGCTACGTTCCAGTTCAGCTCGCTTTATGAAAAGGAAGAGTATGAGATTGTTTCTGTTATCCTCTCAGAGGTTTATCGCAAATCGGACGACGTTTTTAAATACTACCAGATTGAAAATATAAATACGCCCGCCGAATTCGATTCGTATGTTCAGAACATCAAAAAACTTGCTCTTTATGATACGGGGGTAACAGCCCAGTATGGCGACAAGCTTATTGTACTTTCCACATGCGAGTACTCGACCGAAAACGGCCGGTTAGCGGTGGTCGCTCGAAAGCGTTAA
- a CDS encoding ABC transporter ATP-binding protein gives MTNIIMEVKQITKNIGKRPIIHESSFQLEQGKIYGFIGPNGAGKTTVMRIMTGLIQPTSGEVRIDSYSVKTQRQQAIARVGAIIESPVFFEYMTGRQVLRNLSRLHPTIKSNQREEHIEKLLTTVGLEKRGDDKVRTYSLGMKQRLGIAQSMLGSPKLLLLDEPSNGLDPIGMRELRDIIFKLRESENLAFFISSHLLDELQQMCDELIIIREGSIILKGPKEDIVKEGQRLEDAFLELVQ, from the coding sequence GTGACAAATATTATTATGGAAGTAAAGCAGATCACGAAGAACATCGGTAAGAGACCAATTATTCATGAATCTTCATTTCAATTGGAACAAGGAAAGATATATGGCTTTATAGGACCTAATGGAGCTGGCAAAACAACAGTGATGCGTATCATGACTGGATTGATTCAACCGACAAGTGGGGAGGTTCGGATTGATTCGTACAGCGTAAAAACTCAACGTCAGCAAGCAATCGCAAGAGTTGGAGCTATTATAGAATCACCAGTATTTTTCGAGTATATGACTGGTAGACAGGTGCTGCGGAATTTATCCCGACTTCATCCAACAATAAAGTCAAACCAAAGGGAAGAACATATTGAAAAGTTGTTAACAACAGTAGGTCTGGAAAAAAGAGGTGACGATAAAGTACGAACATATTCTTTAGGGATGAAACAAAGACTAGGAATTGCTCAGTCTATGCTCGGTAGTCCCAAACTGTTGTTGCTTGATGAACCTTCTAATGGACTTGATCCTATAGGAATGAGAGAACTTAGGGATATTATATTTAAATTGAGAGAGTCCGAAAATCTGGCCTTTTTTATTTCCAGTCATCTGCTTGATGAACTGCAGCAAATGTGTGATGAACTTATTATAATTCGTGAAGGCTCAATAATTTTGAAGGGACCAAAGGAAGATATAGTTAAGGAAGGTCAAAGACTCGAGGATGCCTTTTTGGAGTTGGTCCAATGA
- a CDS encoding ABC transporter permease codes for MMNALTLSELERLLKNKWIWCLLVCTPILAYVAGNYLLDSSNVISAGLFMVEGLQVNLYLMCNIAVAAIVGAVFTEEYRGGQLRLLFLRSYSRANIFFSKLIVINIMIVVLLIVMAISLSIIGLVQFPHEGENQISLVLTIKIIAPYYFMAYLTLMGISCLFSYMALISKNVSFMLGLCVGYVLVTLLFDGLYLYFANLFESGSLIHELVAYALIPYMQHTGLYSALNGNIHSISAMAIILVFYMFVFVWSAYRRFVIDDYLY; via the coding sequence ATGATGAATGCATTAACATTAAGTGAGCTGGAACGTTTGTTGAAAAATAAATGGATATGGTGTTTGCTTGTATGCACACCAATACTTGCTTATGTTGCAGGGAACTATCTCCTTGATAGCTCTAATGTGATATCCGCTGGCTTGTTTATGGTTGAAGGTCTTCAAGTGAATTTATATTTGATGTGTAATATAGCAGTTGCTGCTATTGTTGGTGCTGTATTTACAGAGGAATATCGTGGAGGCCAGTTACGGCTTTTGTTTTTACGTTCGTACTCCAGAGCTAATATTTTTTTTAGTAAATTAATAGTGATTAATATTATGATCGTGGTTTTATTGATTGTAATGGCAATTTCGTTAAGTATTATAGGGCTTGTTCAATTTCCACATGAAGGTGAGAATCAGATTTCTTTAGTACTTACAATAAAAATTATTGCTCCGTATTATTTCATGGCCTATTTAACTTTGATGGGAATATCATGCCTCTTTTCTTATATGGCGCTTATTAGCAAGAATGTGAGCTTTATGCTGGGTCTTTGCGTGGGTTATGTTCTAGTAACATTGTTATTTGACGGACTGTATTTATATTTTGCGAATTTATTCGAAAGTGGATCACTTATACATGAATTGGTGGCTTACGCTTTAATTCCGTACATGCAACATACAGGTCTCTATTCTGCACTAAATGGGAATATTCACTCCATTTCAGCGATGGCTATAATTCTGGTGTTTTATATGTTTGTTTTCGTATGGTCTGCCTATCGTCGATTTGTGATAGATGATTATTTATATTAG
- a CDS encoding ABC transporter permease, producing MFGAWVSEMERIWKSKSMLILYFIFIALLAANIWGGVLNGSGTLRFGEGKIELNSLTVPWYMMDGISLLLTLVVLPVIYVNQLSGEIHSGAYRLYVLRPFPRYQIWLSKLLALAATTIMLIGFTFILVMAASWLLFPRADMMTLYGSNESVHVSKAILYNFNFYVLFALVSISKLMFCSAVCLFISRPLISFVTIFILSFLLYFKIAVNLVILADPFQKLLLTLRPEGYPQFWIYSLGTLIVCALISFVKWQRKMV from the coding sequence ATGTTTGGAGCATGGGTCAGTGAAATGGAACGAATATGGAAAAGTAAATCAATGCTGATTCTATATTTCATTTTTATAGCTTTATTAGCAGCCAATATATGGGGAGGGGTACTAAACGGTTCAGGAACCCTCCGATTTGGTGAAGGTAAAATTGAGCTTAACAGTCTTACTGTGCCTTGGTATATGATGGACGGGATCTCTTTGCTACTCACCCTTGTTGTACTACCCGTAATTTACGTAAATCAGTTAAGTGGCGAGATCCATTCTGGAGCTTACCGGTTATATGTGTTGCGTCCATTCCCTCGGTATCAGATTTGGCTAAGCAAGCTATTGGCTTTGGCTGCTACAACGATAATGTTAATCGGATTTACATTTATTTTAGTTATGGCAGCTTCATGGTTACTATTTCCTAGAGCGGATATGATGACATTGTATGGTTCAAATGAATCCGTTCACGTATCTAAAGCTATTTTATACAATTTTAATTTTTATGTATTGTTTGCTCTTGTAAGTATATCTAAATTAATGTTCTGTAGTGCGGTTTGTTTATTTATTTCAAGACCTCTTATATCCTTTGTCACCATTTTTATACTCTCTTTTCTTCTATATTTCAAAATTGCGGTTAATTTAGTTATTTTAGCAGATCCTTTTCAGAAATTATTACTGACACTAAGACCAGAAGGTTACCCGCAGTTTTGGATTTATTCGCTAGGGACACTTATCGTTTGCGCGCTCATAAGCTTTGTGAAGTGGCAGAGAAAAATGGTTTGA
- a CDS encoding immunity 51 family protein: MEKNLLEQLTLWHDNDEFEKIVGKIAEIPEQERDYDVVSHLARALNNLDRYEEALQQLWTIKTEGEHDPLWHFRVGYAYYSLSQYEDAVNAFEMANKLDPEDEDAEMLLKWSRHEIDIITNPQENSMAVQPNAIASVKNDTLANELNNFKERIKPFQFIEHDSGNVSMILNVGVYKDEVFQTRADEGFEGNGYDWESLAVVFLVEKMPHLEDSVHFDPEADMFCAYSDHREALQKFAIGFKDACEDDAVIRDLFSRAELD; this comes from the coding sequence ATGGAAAAAAATCTGTTGGAACAGTTAACACTTTGGCATGACAATGATGAATTTGAAAAAATAGTAGGCAAAATCGCAGAAATTCCCGAACAGGAAAGAGATTACGATGTAGTCAGCCATTTGGCGAGAGCATTAAACAATCTGGACCGTTACGAAGAAGCATTGCAGCAGCTTTGGACGATCAAAACAGAAGGCGAGCATGACCCTCTTTGGCATTTTCGTGTTGGTTATGCCTACTACTCCCTATCACAATATGAGGATGCAGTAAACGCATTCGAAATGGCGAATAAACTGGATCCCGAGGATGAAGATGCTGAGATGCTTTTGAAATGGAGCCGCCACGAGATTGACATCATAACAAACCCTCAGGAGAATTCGATGGCTGTGCAACCAAATGCAATTGCTTCAGTGAAGAATGATACTCTGGCGAATGAACTCAACAATTTTAAAGAAAGAATCAAACCGTTTCAGTTCATAGAGCATGATAGCGGCAATGTGTCCATGATTTTGAATGTTGGTGTTTATAAAGATGAGGTTTTTCAGACACGGGCTGACGAGGGATTTGAAGGCAATGGTTACGATTGGGAATCCTTGGCAGTGGTCTTTCTTGTGGAAAAAATGCCTCATCTAGAAGATAGCGTACATTTTGACCCGGAAGCCGATATGTTCTGCGCTTATTCAGACCATAGAGAGGCTTTGCAAAAATTTGCGATTGGGTTTAAAGATGCTTGCGAGGATGACGCCGTAATCAGGGATTTATTCTCCCGCGCTGAATTGGATTGA